A segment of the Dehalococcoidia bacterium genome:
CAGCGCTCCGTCGCGGCGTCGCGCCGCGGTCCGCTGGCCTCGCCGAGTTGCGCCCGCGGCCGCTCGCCGGGACTGAGGCTGAGATAATGCTCTTGAATGAACTGCCGCACGTCCAGCCGGAACGCTGCTTCCACGGGCGTGTCGCGAAGATCCACCGGCTTTTACACCTTTCGTGCCGCGGAGCACAACCTCGGCGCCCACCGATCGCACCGCTCGATCTGGCCGGTTCGCGAGGCGATTGCGCCGCGGGCCACGCGGCGAGCCGCTCACGTCTGAAGTATGGCACGCCACGTTCGCGCCCGCCACGCGGGGAGACGAGCGAGCCCGGCCGCGCTACACTGGGCGCGATGTACGACGGACCTATTCCGCTAACACGAGAAGTGGGGCGGGTGCCCTCGATGCGCGTGCCGCTGGACGCCGCGGGCGAGGCGCGCTGCCAGCGGCTGATGGCCGATCTGCTGCTGATCGATCTGCATCAGCACCCCGTCGTGCTGCCCGACGCCCCGGCCCGGTTCACCGAGTACCTGCGCGGCGCCAGCTACCGCTGGGGCTTCGAGGCCGTGCGCGCGGGCGGCTGGAGCACGGTGGCCACGGCCAACGCCTTCCGCGCCGCCGCACGCTCCGGCGACATGTCCTTCGTTGACTTCGACGATCTCGTCGACGAGCTGGCGGAGATGCTCGGCGACGTCCGGGCCAGCGCGGGCGTCGGGGTCGTCTGCAGCGCGGACGCGATCGAGGCGGCGCGGGCCAACGGCACGATCGGCTTCCTGCCGACGCTGGAGCACCTCGGCATCGGCCACGATCTGCGCCGGCTGGACCTGCTCTACACCATGGGCGTGCGCCTCGCCGGCCTTACCTACGCCAAGCGCAACCTGCTGGGCGACGGGCTGCTGGAGCGCAGTGACGCCGGACTCAGCGAGCTCGGTGTCGCCGCGATCGAGCGCATGAACGACCTCGGCATCGCCGTGGACCTCTCGCACGCGGGCCACACGACGGCGCTGGAGGCGATCGCCTGCTCGCGTGCGCCGGTGATCTTCAGTCACAACGCCTCGTACACGCTGCGCCCGACGCGCCGCACGCGCACCGACGAGGAGCTGACCCTCTGTGCCGCGAAGGGCGGCCTGATCGCGATCACCGCCGTGCCGAACTCGCTCAGAGACGACCCAGCGCAGGACATCGGCTGCGTCCTCGACCACTACGACTACATGGTGCGGCTGGTCGGCGTCGAGCATGTGGGGATCGGCACCGACACATTGATCGGCGACCACGTCGGCTACCACCGCGTGATGATGGGCCGCAGCGGCCCGGACGCCTTCCCCACGCCCTACCTGAATGGCCTCGAATCGCCCGCCGACGGCTCGAACATCGTGCGCGGCCTGATCGCCCGTGGCTATGATGACGCCCAGGTCCGCGCCATCGCCGGCGGCAACGCGCTGAGCTATTTCCGCCGCGTGTGGAAGTGACCGGCAACAGGAACGGAGGGAGACGCCCATGCCGCGAGTGCCGGCCATCACCGCCAAAGAGCAACTGCCGGAGGCGCAGCGCCCCATCTTCGCTGCGATCGCGGAGAGCCGCGGCGCCGTCGGCGGGCCGTTTCCCGTGCTGCTCAACAGCCCCGAGGTCGCCGGCCGGGTTGCCCACCTCGGCACCTACCTGCGCTTCGAATCGGAGCTGTCCGGCGTGCAGCGCGAGCTGGCGATCATCACTACGGCGCGGGAATGGAACTGCGCCCTGGAATGGGGCGGCCACGTTCAGCTCGCCCGCCGCGAAGGGGTGCGCGAGCAGGCGATCGACGCCGTCGGCCGCCGCGCCCCGCTCGCCGGGCTGACGGACGAGGAACGGCTGATCGTCGGCTACGCGCGCGAGCTGGTCGGCACGCGGCGCGTCGGCGCGGACACCTTCGCCGCCGCGCACAAGGCGCTGGGAGACCGTGGTGTGACCGACCTGACCGCCACGATCGGCTACTACGGCATGCTCGCCTGCGCCCTCAACGCCTTCGAGGTCGAGCCGCCGGCAGGCGCACCGCCGCTGCCGTAGCCGGGCGATTCCTGCCCGTTCGACCGCCCGCCAGCAGATCGTCGAGAGCCAGGAGAGAACCGCATGCCGAGCGCCTTGCTCGACCAGATCATGGCGGCCGCCGCCTTCGCACCGCTCAACCCGGCCCCTACGTTCAGCGGCGCCGACCCGGTCTTCCCGCTGGCGCTGCGCATCGGCGAGGCCGGCGCGGCGGCGATCGCGGCGACTGGCGTTGCCGCGGCCGAACTGTGGCGGCTGCGCACGGGCCGGACGCAGAGCGTTCACGTCGCGGTCGATGCGGCCGCCGCGGCGATGCGCGGTAACCAGTACCTGCGGCGCGAGCAGGAAGGCGGCGGCGACGCCCCGCTGGCCGCCGCGGGCCGGATCCCCGGCGCGGGCGGCGGCATCTACCGAACGGGCGACGGCCGCTGGATCTACCTGCACGGCGGCTTCGAACACCACCGCGCCCGCATCCGCAAACTTCTCCAATGCGAGGAGGACGCGGAGAGCATGGCGCGGGCCGTCGCAGGCTGGAAGGCGGCGGCGCTCGAAGACGCGGTGTTCTCCCACGGGGCCTGCGGCGGCGTGATCCGCACGGAAGCCGAGTGGCTGCGCGGCGAGCAGGGACAGGCGATCGCCGGCCTGCCGTTGCTCGAAGTCCTGCGCGCCGGCGACAGCCGTCCCGAGCCGCTGCCGCAAGCTGCCAGGCCGCTCTCGGGCATCCGTGTGCTGGACCTGACCCGCGTGCTCGCCGGCCCCACCTGCGCCCGCACGCTCGCCGAGCACGGCGCAGAGGTGCTGCGTGTGGGCACGGACCGGCTGCCGAACAATGAGAGCCAGACGATCGACACCGGCCACGGCAAGCGCTCGACCGTGCTCGACCTGGCGAATCCATCGGGCATCGAACAGCTCAAGGCGCTGATCCGCGACGCCGATGTCTTCTCGCAGTCGTATCGCCCTGGCTCGCTGGCGTCCCGCGGCTTCTCGCTTGATGCAGTCATGGCGCTGCGGCCGGGCATCATCTATGTCACGCTCAGCGCCTTCAGCCACGCCGGCCCCTGGCGCGACCGGCGCGGCTTCGACACACTGGTGCAGGCCGTGAGCGGCATCGCCGACGAGTACGCGCTCGACGGCCGGCCGCGGCTCTATCCCGTCTCCGCGCTGGACTACATCACCGGCTACCTGGCGGCGTTCGGCGTGATGGTGGCCCTCGGCCGGCGGGCGCGCGAGGGCGGCAGCTACCACGTGCGCGTCTCGCTGGCACAGACCGGGCGCTGGCTCACCGCGCAGGGCCGCATTGCGCCCGAACGCGTGGCGGCGG
Coding sequences within it:
- a CDS encoding carboxymuconolactone decarboxylase family protein, with protein sequence MPRVPAITAKEQLPEAQRPIFAAIAESRGAVGGPFPVLLNSPEVAGRVAHLGTYLRFESELSGVQRELAIITTAREWNCALEWGGHVQLARREGVREQAIDAVGRRAPLAGLTDEERLIVGYARELVGTRRVGADTFAAAHKALGDRGVTDLTATIGYYGMLACALNAFEVEPPAGAPPLP
- a CDS encoding membrane dipeptidase produces the protein MRVPLDAAGEARCQRLMADLLLIDLHQHPVVLPDAPARFTEYLRGASYRWGFEAVRAGGWSTVATANAFRAAARSGDMSFVDFDDLVDELAEMLGDVRASAGVGVVCSADAIEAARANGTIGFLPTLEHLGIGHDLRRLDLLYTMGVRLAGLTYAKRNLLGDGLLERSDAGLSELGVAAIERMNDLGIAVDLSHAGHTTALEAIACSRAPVIFSHNASYTLRPTRRTRTDEELTLCAAKGGLIAITAVPNSLRDDPAQDIGCVLDHYDYMVRLVGVEHVGIGTDTLIGDHVGYHRVMMGRSGPDAFPTPYLNGLESPADGSNIVRGLIARGYDDAQVRAIAGGNALSYFRRVWK
- a CDS encoding CoA transferase, with the translated sequence MPSALLDQIMAAAAFAPLNPAPTFSGADPVFPLALRIGEAGAAAIAATGVAAAELWRLRTGRTQSVHVAVDAAAAAMRGNQYLRREQEGGGDAPLAAAGRIPGAGGGIYRTGDGRWIYLHGGFEHHRARIRKLLQCEEDAESMARAVAGWKAAALEDAVFSHGACGGVIRTEAEWLRGEQGQAIAGLPLLEVLRAGDSRPEPLPQAARPLSGIRVLDLTRVLAGPTCARTLAEHGAEVLRVGTDRLPNNESQTIDTGHGKRSTVLDLANPSGIEQLKALIRDADVFSQSYRPGSLASRGFSLDAVMALRPGIIYVTLSAFSHAGPWRDRRGFDTLVQAVSGIADEYALDGRPRLYPVSALDYITGYLAAFGVMVALGRRAREGGSYHVRVSLAQTGRWLTAQGRIAPERVAAAPADLTPERLAALSTTSDSPFGRLRHLAPVVQMSETPARWERPAVPLDHDEPRWLDEERGTRK